The DNA segment TGCCTTGATTTTGAATAAGGAAAAAGTATATTATAAATTATTTTTGGGTGCAGTGCTGGGTTGTATATTTTTGATAGGAATGGTATATCCGAAATTTGCATTCTTAACAAAGCTGCCCTCTAAAATCATATTATCAATTGCTATGGTTTTTATAAGTTTTTCTACGAAAAATATAAGAGACTTTTTAAAAACCATTAGCTTTTTATATATTATATCATTTATGATGGGCGGAGGTGTATTGGCATTCTTTTTTTTGTTAAATCTCCAAGAAAGTTCACTAATTAATAACATTATATTTAATAGTATTTCAATTCCTTGGTGGATATTACTTGTTTCTGCATTTACAGTGTTTGTATTTTTAAAATATATATGGCCTATAATATATAGGATATTGTCTAAGGATGCTCTGCTAGTTCTTATAACTATTGTTTTGGATGAAAAAACCACGGAAGTTACTGCCTTGATTGATACAGGCAATGATCTTTTTGACCCAATATCGAATTATCCGGTTATTATCGTTGAATTGAACGCTGTTAAAAATATCTTCGGTATGGATTTTGATGTTGTTTTTGAAGAAGGTATAGAAAAAAACCTCGCAGCAATCAGCGAGTTGGCAGCTAATTCAAAGTGGGCTAGTAGATTTAGAGTAATACCTTTTGAAAGTATTGGAAGAAATAAAGGCTTAATGTTGGGATTCAAACCTGATTCAGTGACCATAAAATATGATAAAAAAATTTTGACGACTAAGGATGCTGTAATTGGTATATATCAAAAAACTCTCTCACACGAAGGAACTTACAGAGCTTTATTAAATCCTATCCTCATAAACTGAATGGAAAAAGTATGGAGGGGAAATTATGATAAAGTCTACTAAAATCAAAACAAAATTGATGAATTTATTAAAAAAATTGGGAATATTACAGAAGCCGGTTATTTATTACATTGGAGGCAGCGAAACTTTACCTCCTCCGCTGACTAGTGATGAAGAAGTTTTTTATTTAAAAAAATTGCAAATGGGAGATCAAACGGTTAAGACAGTTTTAATTGAGCGAAACTTACGGCTGGTAGTTTATATTGCTCGTAAGTTTGAAAATACTGGTATATGTATAGAAGATTTGATTTCCATCGGAACCATAGGTCTTATAAAAGCAATTAATACATTTGATCCTAATAAAAAAATCAAACTTGCTACATATGCTTCAAAATGTATTGAAAATGAAATATTGATGTATTTAAGGAGAAATAATAAGACTAGAATGGAAGTATCTTTTGACGAACCGCTTAATATTGATTGGGATGGCAATGAGCTGTTATTATCTGATATATTAGGAACAGACAATGATATGATTTATAAATATATTGAAGATGAAGTTGATAGAGAATTGCTTTATACTGCTATGAAAAGATTATCACAAAGGGAACGATGTATAATAAAACTTCGTTTTGGTTTGAATGGTGGTGTCGAAAAGACTCAGAAAGAAGTAGCGGATCTTTTAGGTATATCGCAATCTTATATTTCTCGGTTAGAAAAGAAAATAATAAAAAGGCTAAAAAAAGAAATGGTTCGTATGATGTAATTTGAGTTAAATTATGCATAAAAACTCCTCCTAATGGCAAAACTTTAAATGAAGACTGGAAAGACAGGAGGAGGTTTCTATGATTGTAAATAAAGTTGAGATATGCGGAGTTGATACTTCAAAACTTCCGGTCCTTTCCAATGCGAAGATGAAGGAGCTGTTTTTACAGCTTCAAAAAGGCGATAAAAGCGCCAGAGAGAAACTAATTAGTGGTAATTTAAGACTGGTTTTAAGTGTAATACAAAGATTTAATAATCGTGGAGAATACGTGGATGATTTATTTCAAGTTGGCTGTATTGGTTTAATAAAGGCTATAGATAACTTCGATCTGAGCCAAAATGTAAAATTTTCAACATATGCTGTTCCAATGATAATCGGTGAAATACGTAGGTATTTGAGAGACAATAATCAAATAAGAGTAAGTCGTTCTCTTAGAGACACTGCATATAAAGCTCTTCAAGTAAGAGATAGCTTGGTTACCAAAAACTCTAGAGAACCGTCCATAAATGAAGTGGCGAAAGAGATGAATATGCCCAGCGAAGAAGTCGTATTTGCACTAGATGCTATCCAGGAACCGGTTTCTCTATTTGAACCAATCTATCATGATGGGGGAGATCCAATCTTTGTCATGGATCAAATAAGTGACGAGAAAAATCAAGATGACCAATGGCTTCAAGGCATATCTATTAAGGAAGCAATGCAAAGACTGGGTGAAAGAGAAAAGAAGATTTTAAATTTAAGATTCTTTGAAGGGAAAACACAGATGGAGGTTGCCCAGGAAATTGGCATATCACAGGCACAGGTTTCCCGACTTGAAAAAGCAGCACTTAAGCATATGAGGAAATTTATATAAATGGAGATGATGCAGATGCGGTTGTGTATAAATAGATGTATTGTATTAGCTGTAACATTTCTAGTTTTAATGAATTTCTATTTAGCACCTAAGAGCGTTGTTGCATATAATACCAAAAATTTAACCACGATGAATATTATGGCAAAACAAGATATAACAAAAAGTGTTAGCAAAAACTAAGGTCTTTTAAGACCTTAGTTTTTTTATTCACGTTTTTTGTATTTCAGTAATATACTTATATATGATAATATAATATAAATTACGGAGGTTGTATATATGATTAAGACATCAGATTTAAAACAAAGAGAGGTCATAAATATAACTGATGGTAAAAGACTGGGTTTTGTTACAGATTTGGATATTGATTTAGAGAAAGGTGTAGTAAAGTCTATAATAATTCCCGGACAAAATAAAGTATTCAGTTTTTTTTCTAAGTCAGGAGATTATGTAATACCGTGGGAACAAATAAAAAGAATAGGATCCGATGTTATTCTAGTGGAATTAGATTATATTAATCCAACAAGGCTAGAATGATTGAAATTGCTTTATATTTGCCGGGAGAAGCTTTATAATAGTTGTAAAAGGAGGTGGCTGAATGAAATGCCCGTTTTGCGGAAATACCGACAGCAAGGTTATGGATTCAAGGCCAACAGAGGAAGGAACTATAATACGACGGCGTCGGGAATGCCCTTCATGCAAAAAAAGATTTACAACTTATGAAAGGGTTGATGAGTTACCGCTGACTGTGATAAAAAAGAGCGGAATGCGGGAGGTCTTTGATCCGCATAAAATAATAAACGGTTTAATTAAAGCCTGTGAAAAAAGGCCCATTTCTATAGACGACCTCCAAAACATTGCAAATGATATAGAAAAAGAGCTAAAAAATACGATGGAACAGGAAATTGAAAGTCGCAGGATTGGCGAGATGGTAATGGATAGACTAAAGGAAATGGAT comes from the Tepidanaerobacter acetatoxydans Re1 genome and includes:
- the nrdR gene encoding transcriptional regulator NrdR; its protein translation is MKCPFCGNTDSKVMDSRPTEEGTIIRRRRECPSCKKRFTTYERVDELPLTVIKKSGMREVFDPHKIINGLIKACEKRPISIDDLQNIANDIEKELKNTMEQEIESRRIGEMVMDRLKEMDEVAYVRFASVYRQFKDIDSYIEEIKKLKNNK
- a CDS encoding YlmC/YmxH family sporulation protein codes for the protein MIKTSDLKQREVINITDGKRLGFVTDLDIDLEKGVVKSIIIPGQNKVFSFFSKSGDYVIPWEQIKRIGSDVILVELDYINPTRLE
- the spoIIGA gene encoding sigma-E processing peptidase SpoIIGA, which codes for MILYFDVVLFINLIMNYVILYLVALILNKEKVYYKLFLGAVLGCIFLIGMVYPKFAFLTKLPSKIILSIAMVFISFSTKNIRDFLKTISFLYIISFMMGGGVLAFFFLLNLQESSLINNIIFNSISIPWWILLVSAFTVFVFLKYIWPIIYRILSKDALLVLITIVLDEKTTEVTALIDTGNDLFDPISNYPVIIVELNAVKNIFGMDFDVVFEEGIEKNLAAISELAANSKWASRFRVIPFESIGRNKGLMLGFKPDSVTIKYDKKILTTKDAVIGIYQKTLSHEGTYRALLNPILIN
- the sigG gene encoding RNA polymerase sporulation sigma factor SigG; the protein is MIVNKVEICGVDTSKLPVLSNAKMKELFLQLQKGDKSAREKLISGNLRLVLSVIQRFNNRGEYVDDLFQVGCIGLIKAIDNFDLSQNVKFSTYAVPMIIGEIRRYLRDNNQIRVSRSLRDTAYKALQVRDSLVTKNSREPSINEVAKEMNMPSEEVVFALDAIQEPVSLFEPIYHDGGDPIFVMDQISDEKNQDDQWLQGISIKEAMQRLGEREKKILNLRFFEGKTQMEVAQEIGISQAQVSRLEKAALKHMRKFI
- the sigE gene encoding RNA polymerase sporulation sigma factor SigE, which translates into the protein MIKSTKIKTKLMNLLKKLGILQKPVIYYIGGSETLPPPLTSDEEVFYLKKLQMGDQTVKTVLIERNLRLVVYIARKFENTGICIEDLISIGTIGLIKAINTFDPNKKIKLATYASKCIENEILMYLRRNNKTRMEVSFDEPLNIDWDGNELLLSDILGTDNDMIYKYIEDEVDRELLYTAMKRLSQRERCIIKLRFGLNGGVEKTQKEVADLLGISQSYISRLEKKIIKRLKKEMVRMM